Proteins encoded by one window of Candidatus Saccharibacteria bacterium:
- a CDS encoding F0F1 ATP synthase subunit epsilon — MVADIMVKLTREFQVTVFSPFETFYNGPAVAVTAESSVGKFDILYGHANFLSLLVPCEVKVRTVQEEKTMEIKRGILQVADNTVWLFANI, encoded by the coding sequence ATGGTGGCTGACATAATGGTGAAGCTAACTCGGGAATTTCAAGTAACGGTATTTTCACCATTTGAAACATTTTATAACGGCCCGGCTGTAGCTGTAACCGCCGAAAGCTCAGTAGGCAAGTTCGACATTTTGTATGGCCACGCTAACTTTTTAAGCCTCTTGGTGCCCTGCGAGGTAAAAGTCCGCACTGTTCAGGAAGAAAAAACCATGGAAATAAAGCGGGGTATTTTACAGGTCGCCGACAATACAGTTTGGCTGTTTGCCAACATTTAA